GACAGTGTACAGCAAGGATGGGAATCTCACAAATTTACGGTTTTGCCACTGTTCCCAAGTTCGCACCCTTACCCCAAAATCCTCATTCCTCGTTTCTCTCATTCAAGTTCCAAACTTTACCCTCTCCATCACAACAAAAACCTTTCCCTTTCGATCTTCCTCCATTCTCTGCGGAATCAACCGTCGATGTGTGAATAATAATTGTCGTCGTTGGGTGATTCGAGCATCAATGGCATCTTCCACGTCATCCCCAACACAGAGAGAGCGATTCTCTGTGCTGTTTGTGTGCCTCGGCAACATATGCAGAAGCCCAGCTGCGGAAGGAGTATTCCAGGACTTGGTTAAGAAAAGGGGTCTCGATTCAAAGTTCAACATCGATTCTTGTGGCACCATCGATTATCACGAGGTAGGTTAAACTTTTAAAACAAATCTATATTTTAGTGTACTATAGGATAGATTCGCGAGGGTGATACAGTGAAAAAATATTATGGCATTTCACTATACTTTTGTTTTAGCTGTCGTTACTTTATGTTGTGAATTCGTCATGTTACTTTAAGATAAAGAGagaaaatttaatatttgggAATGTTTATTGATCTCGAAGGGGAATGAAGCGGATCCGAGAATGAGGGAAGCATCAAAGAAGCGTGGGATTCAGATAACTTCAATTTCGAGGCCGATCAAGCCATCTGATTTCGTTGATTTTGATCTTATTCTAGCTATGGACATGCAAAACAGAGGTAGGTAGCTTGGCCTATTAGATAATGGCATCTGATAGACTGATACAGTGTTAGTAATCTAGTATAGTGCCCATTCTTGAAAATTGGTACTTTATCCAGCTACATTGATTCAACATCtaataatatttcaaatttttcatcGTGACATAAAAAGAAATGGAGGGAGTAAATAGGTTAGTAATTTCCATTTGGATTGAGGAAGTGAACTGTGATTGAAGCCAATTCTCTCTAAGTATTATGTCTCACCATGTTTGGATTACTTTAACATTACATTTTCTACATATACATCAATTGGTCAATTCAAGTTCTAGCTTCTAATTTATCAGCATGTTCCATTATGATGCAACATTGTGATGTTAAATGTGACATCCGGACGTCACATGTTACTGCAGTCCACCTTTTATGTTTTCGTGTTTGTTTTTCGGCTATACATAGTAATGGGGTTTGTTCTTTGCTCAGAGGACATATTGGAGTCTTTCAATAGTTGGAGAGCCAGATATAAGTTACCAGATGATGCACATAAAAAGGTTGGTACTACGAAATTTCACTTGTCTTTGGGGAATTCGTATTCATATTGTTTCTTCTGTCAACATTTGGTTTATTTAGTGCAAATATGATGATACAGGTTAAGTTGATGTGCTCCTATTGTAAGAAGCATGATGAAAGTGAAGTCCCGGATCCTTATTATGGTGGACCGCAAGGGTTTGAAAAGGTATTCATGTTCTGCTATTCATTGCCATCTGATCCATTTATATAACTTAATGAGGAAACTCTAGTTAGAAAATAACAATGAATTGTTTGGTAAACTCAACTaaatgattgagaaagaagacCAAGCATTATACTGTCATGTCTAGTTAAACTGGTTTGAGAGCTGAAATTATATTGTGAATACTCTTATTTTGTTCAATCAAgcctaattaaatatatttcttCTATGGTTGGTGCCTTGTGAGTTGAGACATTCTTTCCAGTGTCATATGGTTATCTTTCATTTGTTATTTTCTAACTAGAGTCTCCTCATTAAGTGCAAATTGTTTTATCCTTTGTGCTTAGAACATTTTGGTATGGGTCAATTTTCTACATGCATCTTTCTTACAACTATTACTAAGATTTCTTAAAGTGAGAGCAGTGAGCTATACTTTTTATTCAGGAAATAATAcattttaattccttttcacatataattattatttggcCATATTGGAAATTCACTTAACGAAACAGGTACTGTTGTAAGAAATTATTTACCCTTGGTTAATGCTCTGCTTTTATGTCATTATTATGTGGCATTGCAGGTATTAGATTTGCTTGAAGATGCTTGCGGATCATTGCTAGAAAATATTTTGGCTGAAAATGAACATGTACGACAATCCTAATACGTTTTACCTGGTCAATAGGTCCATTTTTGGTGAAAAATATGTCTGTTTTTACATAATTGTCAAAATTACCATTTATTTAACCCCCAATTTCAATGAATGTAAACCCATTGTCACGCATAAAATATATACGATTCTTTTGTTCATCTTGTGCACCAGAATGAACACCGGACACGATATTATAGCagataaaaattatattgttcCAAGTCCTTCCAAGGGACAGATACTAGTTCTTATCTGCATTTGCTGCATTGCACCCAACATTTATCTTTCACTTGATACTAAAGCTAGCACCGAATGTTAGCATTTCTCAAGTTAGGGAAGATACCAACAACTTGTATTGACTTCCAATCATAAGTGAGTAAGCTAAATTGCAATATTATTGTCAATGATACATAATCCTCGAGTTCTTTCGAATGCCAAACTTGTTCAATTCTTGATACTCATGCCCACCCCGTAAAAAATAGGCCTTCGCTAAAACAACGGAAACAACCCTTTTTAATAAACTTTTAGAACATATACAAAAGATAAAGCAAACAACGTAAGGGGAAGGCAAAGTATATTTTATTACAATTATACTCTTAAATTTCATTTCGTTATAAttttattccaaaaattttcaatttacatcaaatatattcttatcaactaaattaatttaagacaaatccaacaataatgcaTGATAATTATATCTGATTTGTTAGTGTTGAAGATTATTCTTGTAAAATTGTTGAATTAgtcataaattttttgaaaaaattaattgctGGAAATGTATTcgatgcaaataaaaaaaaaaattggaataaaattgaaacaaaataaaacttatcagtatttttaaaatttttaactaactttaagaacaaaaaaatatattttacccaaaAGAAAATCAATGATTTGGGTAAGTTCAACTATACTGCTTCGTTGATACAACTAGGGTGTTTCTATCTAATTACATTTTCCTTGTCTAGTGAAGTTGTCACTCTACCAAAAAACGGGGAACCACATAGCTCAGCCCATCTTCATGAAATATCCATGTGATCATTATCATTGTCACCTTCATAGTATTCATCATCACGCTGTATGTGTTTGTCTTGTGTGTGTTCtggaaaaagataaattatcaAAACCAATAAACAAATGATTGGCACCAAGTCGTGAGGGAATAGGAATATATTTTTCTACTTACGGTCAATGCGTTCATCTGGGTTCTGCTCATCTTCATCAAAATCAGGAATGTAGAAGTCAGGTGGAACCTGTGCAACACAAATCGTTTgcatttttgaaataaataaataaataaacaagcaaataaatattactaatttaGGTAAGGAGAAccaaaaaattcaaacaaaataaagagtGCCTCCAACATCAAGGATTGACTAGATATTCCAAGTTTACACGCATGCATAAACCTTTGTATTAGATTAGTGTCGTAGGTAATTTAAATGTGGATCAGCCTAGCCATATTTACTGTATCAGTTAAGATGTATAATCGACTTCCCACCCAACTCGTGCATTCCATTCTCCCCAATCTATTATTGGGTCTTGGGAAAATAAATTAGAACAGCCTATAAGAAGGActtatttatttcaattactTGAACACTAACCCTCAAtcccaataaaaattaattcatttgtAACCACATTCATAAGAACACTGCATCTAAAATCATAAGACAACCAAcagaaaagaaatgaaatatttttcaagACAATTAGCTCTCAACTAGATGAATGTTCCTGTTTCAGGGGCAAACATACCTCCTGCAGTTGTACACTTGGCGCATGTTGGATGCAACGAAGATTTTCCAAGACTTGCATTTTTATGGTGCTGAGATATGACTTGCTATTTAAGTTTTCCTGTTCATTTCAAAGCAAAAGATAATAAGAACCACCAGTTGTATACCAAAAAAACATTTTACTGCACACCATATGCACATAAGTCCAAATTAAATTGGTATGTAAATTGGCAATGTGATGTGCCAAAACAGAGACATTGCAACCAAAGTCATCGAAAAAAAACAGATTAAACTATTAATCAAAGGTTGAGAAAACACATACGATGTGCCCACTAGGAATCTTCAAGGAAAAGTCTGGtgcaaaatatttaatataatcattATCTGGGATCTCTGCATGTCAGATCAAGCAGGTAACTCTATATCAACAGTTTTAcagtgaataaataaattaaaataaatacgtTTACAAGCTGTATCAATTTAAGAGCAGGATAAGGCTGATTAGGTGTACCATTAGGAAGCTCCGTATCTAGGAGAACTCCAGTTTCGACAGCCCAACACCGAGCAACATTTTCTTTTGTGTATCCCCCACCTCCAGTGACCTGTGGCAGAAGTCCACTCATGTATATGTGAATCAAAATAAGAAGTGAATTTAAGGCAAACATAAAATGATATAAACCCACCAGCAAGGGCAAATTGAATCTCTTTACAAATCTGACACATTCAGCATGACCTGTAAAGAAGCATCAAAAGTTAATCTTTTAATCAAGCTAAGCCACCAAATAATTGGATGGGTACTAGCATTTGTATAGATGAGCCAACACACAAACCCGGCAACAGCAATGACACTttcaacagaaaagaaaatttactGGGAGATATGCACCATCAATAGAGAGATTGAAGCAGCCCAGGCGATCTCCAGCAAGTGAATCAGCTCCACACTGGAGAACTATTGCACCAGGTTGATATGTTTCCACTACTTTAGAGATAATCTACAGCATAGAAATTTCCAGAGTTTCAGATTACACGCAATCAAGTAAGAAATAATGCAGAGAGTTGGACTTACAGTCTTGAAAAGTCGAGTGAAGCTAGGGTCATCTATTCCATCCTTGAATGGGACATTTATGGCATAATACTTGCCTTCTTTTTCTCCTATTTCCTTCAATACAAATCATTCAAAAATAGATCTTCAGAATGtttcaaagaataaaaatattcaattttaacAAATATGCAACTAGCAACGTGCCACTGTCAAGTGGTGCCTGAaaccatacaacttacaaaaaaTAGAGTAAAGAAAATTACCTTAGCATCACCAGTACCTGGAAAGAACATATCTCCATACTTGTGAAAACTGACAGTCATCACCCTGTCATTAAAAAATCGACCATTcaacaaaaaatagagaaaccCCAAGCAGAAAATTCACATTCCACATAAGGCCAAGCTTATTGAGAAGTGTGCTAGTTGTGACCATAATATGAAGCTTGTATCAAGATTCATGAATACATGCTTGTCTATAGGCAACATAAGAGTAAAGATAAGTGTATAATATTTATAGCCATCATAAGATTAAAGATTGACTATAGCTATAGTCCAAAAGTCCAAAGACAAACTTAAAGAAAACACATGAGAAGGCTGGCCAGTATTTACCAAGAAACATAAATTCGGCTCACTAATTAACATAAATATTGCCTTGACAACTTTACATTTCTCGATAATAATATCCTCATTTATAACtatcaaataatcaaatttgCAAAGATATACAAAAATAGCTAACCTGTCAGTGAAGTAGAAGGCTTCTTCTACACCATCACCATGGTGGACATCTATATCAATATACAGAACTCGGGCATGGTATTTGAGAAGCTCCAAGATACCTAAAACTAAGTCATTGATGTAGCAAAATCCAGATGCCTCGCATTTCTTAGCATGGTGTAACCCACCTGCCCAGTTTATAGCTATATCACACAATTGATTGTTTAGTCGACGGGCAGCATCTGCAGGTAGATGTCAACTTGTCAATCATTTTTTATACAACAAAAAAAGGCAGGACAACAAAAAATGAAGACAATCACTAGTACAAACATGTTACCTATAGTTCCTCCAGCATAAATCTGACAAAATTCAAACAAGTTGTCAAATACAGGACAGTCTTCTCCAAGATTATCTGAAAGATGAATAACATAGACAaaacttgttaatttttttggtatatGCCACTCAACAACACCGCCACCCTCCCTATTTCTCTAAAGCAGCAAACCAAGGCATAAGCTCATTTGCAAGTCTGGTAGGTATAAAATATAGAGCAGCAACAACAATGACGACGACAATAATAACAACACAAAAAGAGGCTATCCCCAAATATGTCAGCCACTCAGCCTAGTTCTAAAACTTGACTTTTTAACACTTGCTACAAATCAATAAACCTACTACTTCTATCGCGGCTGCTCTCTCATGTAGACAATTCAACAAGCAACAAGAAATTCATTTACTGTGCGCCGCattagtttaaataaaaaaattaaataaatacgcACTCGAACTAGATAGTATATTAATATGGAAAGACATACATTTTGCCAATTCTGTGGAGAACAAAGGCTGAGTGTCAGGTGTAATCCTGTGCAAAAACTCAACATAGTCAGCTGAATGAAACTGGGCAAGCTCAACAGGATATGCTTTGTGTGGGCGCTGCATCATACATTGAGGAAATCATTGTTTACGCAATGAAGCACATAATATTGAACAGATGAGGTAACAATATGGCAACAATAACCccaaatacatataaaatttgAACAGAAAGTGTATGTAACTAACATAAATTTCCATCTTCTTGTGAAGTTCGTATGAGAGAACAAGATGGTGAGTCATGCATAGCCTGTGAGGCTTCATCGGATGGTTTGGCCCGAAGTAAACACTACCAACATCCCCtgcaatattaaattttaagcAATCAATTTCCTTATAAACACACAACCAAACATGGTCTTTTGGGGAGGGGGACTACACACGAGAAAGTTAGGGTTTCGTCATGCGATGGATTAGAAAATCGCGTcgttgcaaaaaaaaaaatcctaatcaGAGTTTGGCGAATTCAATTCCACCAAACAATAATCAGGGCaagcaataaaaagaaaaagcagaGACGAAGCAGGTGAATTATAAGTTTGTGGAGTTGGGAAGTGAGGAAACGGCACCGTCGTAGAAATAAGCTATTCTGTCCTTGGAGCGCATGTCGTTTTGGTTGCAGAGAGCGTTTTGAAGAATGAATTTGAGAGGATGACAATATTATATGGAATTATAGATTTTTAATATTACTATGCCGCGAACGCCATTGCTATCGAAATCAGAGTTTCAGTTATGTTGTGTCTCTCTCTCGCTGAGCTGAAACAAACCGAACTGGAGCAAGCTGTATATAATGCGTCGTCGTTTTACTCTTACCTATAACTTAATAGTCCccacttttttaaataaaccagCACTGAAATAACTTGGTTATGAACTAATGAtagtggtttttttttttcattgatatGCAAAAGCATTTGGTAATTCGGCTATTTTTTTCCATCAAAATAAGTTGAgtgatataattaaatattataattttttatattttttaaattttagaaagttcataaattaaaatgtcTAATTATtatacttcaaattttttaattttttcaaaacagaaattgaattattcaattttataaattagagGGATTGATTTTTGTAATCTATAAATCgaatagtttaatttttatatttcctaaaaattaaaagatctaatttctttaagattaatattctaataatttatttcttaaaaatattattatcaatccaatatcaataataaaaaatattagtgataGATGTTGGAAGTGATTTATATGGGATAATTATATGTATGTGAAAAAACGTAAACTCATAtatttctaacatttttttgtttttgttgcccagaaaatataagttaaattttgtgttctttctattttatttttattctttgttaAATGCAAGTTAAGTTTTTAGGATTCTTTTAAGAAAAACTCAGGTTATAATTTGCTTCTGCTTTGTCTTCTAATAAGTTgatttgtataaattttaagtataaatatcattgtcatctttttcttttatttttctgagcttttaataattattagtggtgttaaattttaagagagtgagattgaaatttttagaaatcatAAAAGGTACTACAAGTTTAGACGTATACTAAAATAGTAAGATTATATCACATATAAATGAGGGCGTGAcatttgtatataattttttattttttcttattattctgTATATCATGATATTTGTGGAGCTACAAAATGATCTATGTGATTAAATAGAagtcatattttaaaaagaatgagCAATATTTTATCTCCAAGCATACCTACAACGAGCCATATGTCGTGAGTACTCTCTCACCTGCAAATTGCAGCTCTATCATACTAAAAGTCCACATATCTGCATATCCTACTATTatccaatatatttttattatactaattttctttctataataaaattaatttttaattgagtctctcATTCTACTAATCATGACACGTGTCAttctaaaaaaacataaattgtgTTTTCTAAAACCGTTATCACTTATATCTCAGCACAAGCAAAATGTAAGTAAGTTTtctcagaaaaaaaaaactacaaaaaaATATGGTAAAATTATAGTTGGTCTCGTCTTTTATATGTCTATAATCTATAACGAGCTACGTCTTTGTTATTTGAGCGCTTTTTCATATGCAAAATGCAAATAATCTTTCTGCCCAATTTAAGTTGCATTTTATAATTCTGTCATATTAATAATCTACATATTTACATatctcaaaaaattaattttaatatgaagataaaaattgtgTACTGGttaaatattgatatttgaaATGTATTATAGTATTATAGAAATACAAACAAATTGTCCAACAGGCATTCTACGTGTTGCTATGATGATGACATATGTCGAACACACATCTTGTATATTACCAGAATAATGACACATATAATTGTCAGAATCGAATCGGTGATCGAACTGGTCAGACTATTTGATCACTGATTTAACCGATAGATCATTTGTTCAACCGGTTAACCTGGTCCCACATAAGTAAAAcatatagaataaaaatataacagaaATCAATAAGTTATAAACTTATAATCAACTAAACATAGTCAACATAGATAATCAACATCAgtaatcaattaattctaacaGAAGTactaaattattgaaaattttaaatactgaataacttaaaaaaataaataggcaGAGAAGAGGGAGACCAGAGAAGAAGCACGACGCCGACACTGACAACAGGGATGATTGGACAACCAAACCAACAAAAAGAAGACGACGATGGACATACAGCGGCACAGGACAGGAGGCGACGAGCCGAGCTCCATAGGGGCCACCGAGACAACGACTCTAAGTAGCAGTAGTCGACGACGCCGCACCATTTAGTGGAGGTGGAGCTAGCTGTGGTCGGGACTGTTGAGTGGTGCGAGAAGGATTAAACTTGAACGGGTCTCTCTCAATCTCAACCGTTTGGAGTTTGGAACTTTATGTGTTTAAATTGGGAATCgaattagggttttttttttttaaataatggaAACGATGTCATTTCACTTGAAGGAAAAAAGATCCCAAAACGGTTCAGATTTTTTCAAACCCGATGATTTGCCAGTTTTTGTCAAATTCGGTTGATTCAAACCGGATCTTGCCGATTCTCTTCCATGTTCGGTCAGCTAGCTCATCCCTGACCGATTTTATTACCGTTCACGATTTTCGGTCCGACCTAGTAGGTCGGTCCGATTCTGATAACACTGATGACATGTGTTTAACACACATTTTGAGTATTGTAATACGTATCTTATATGTTGACTCTCTACCTATAAAATATACGACATATAATTAcaccaaataatttattttcaacaaaatatcaatattttttatataaaaaaaattagccacatATCCCACCATTATCCAATTTCTTTGCGATATACTGCTTTtctttttgtaacaaaattaatttctaattgGGTCTCCTATTATATTCATCATGACACATGTTactctcaaaaaaaaaataaataaataacatttctGCCAAACTCAATCTGCATTTTTTAACCCTATTACATTGCTAGTCCACATATCTCTATATCTCAACATTGTTCTATATCTTTGCATACACcacttttttttcataataaaattaatttctttgagATAGTTTTACAAGAATTGGATAAATTTATCCTAACTCCTAATAAgttgttaaaataataaaaaatgtctttttttgtatttaaaaaataaaaagtaaattaataattcaTGTTCGGATCGGGTCAATAGGATTATAGCAGAAAGATCAACGGAGCCACTATAATAAAAAAGTTCAACTTTTTCACTTCTCTCACCCTTCCCGTATTTTGAAGTtgtttctcctccattttctctCCATCAATCTCAATCCCTAATCACACCTTGCCTTCACTCAGAGTAAGCATGTAACCCATTCCAGATCTCATTGCTTTctcaatattaaaatatataattaaattactcTAATATTTTCTATCCCGAATCTCTGTTTTTATtcgattttattttaatttgtatccaTCCCTTGCATCTAAAACGTTTGCTTTCCCCCATTTTAGTACATTGATTCATTGTCAAAAAACATTGTTCTGTATTTGATTATGATCTGTTTTTTCTTTGGGGCATTCCATTTGTGCTGTGTTTTGCTGAATTATTAAGTAAAGTTGTTATTTTCCCTATGCAATTTGACTCCTTGGATGTTACATGAGATCGGGGCTAGGTTAATGAACTTACGTTTGTTGTTGTATTGTTCATTTTGAAATGCCCTCTTTTGTTCATGGAAATCATCGATTATGGTGGATCATTTGTAGCTCAATATCATCAAAATATGCCTCCTcgtttattcatttattttatttattttgtcatgTTTGTTTTATCCCCAATTTGTTATATTCCTCTTATTAGGGCATTATTGTAAGCGTTTCTAGATTCTGTTATGGTTGTGAGACACATGGAGAgtgattgaaaattttattctttgtttgGTAGGGAGGGTGACATTTTCAGATCATGATATGAATTCTATGTTGTTCCACTCCATTTCATGGTGCCATGTTTTCTTCTTTGTTCTGCCCCTTTTGTTTACGTGTAGTTGACGTAAACATTCGCCTTGTGCAGGATGTCGGAAGCACCATTTAGACCACGTGAAAAGCTTTTCGAGCAGCAAAAATATTACCAGAGTGTTCACAAGTACACACACTTGAAAGGACCATATGATAAGATTACATCTGTTGCAATACCGCTTTTTCTGGCAGGAACTTCAATTTTCATGATTGTAAGTTTGCTTTGCCACCAGAATTCACCATATCATATTTCTCAGTCTGATTTGTTCAGAGTTGAAGTTGTTTGTTTTACTTTAACTCTGTATTTTGTTTGTTGCAAGATTATTAATAGACATTGTTCTATGACTAAACTTTTCAGGGACGAGGGATCTATAATATGTCACATGGAATTGGGAAGAAAGCATGACTTTGCAAATTATGATTGAGGAAGTGGGGTGTTTTGCCGCACAAactttaaagaattttttggtCAAAATGGACCAGTGATTTTCTTTGCATTCATGATTGTTCTCTTAATAAATTGCTTAGTTGCATACTCTGATCACTATTAAAGGTTTATAACTCAAATGAAAATGTTTCTCTTTGTTTGATATAATCAATTGATTATTCAGATTACAATTTTTTGGATTCTGGGTTAATACTAGTTCTGTCATGATCTGCTCATGTTATTACTACCCAAACATTTCCATTTTGCATTTGCCGTTGGTGTGGTGGATAGACCAGTTATGGTTTGGTTCCAAAGCTCTAATGTGATAATAAGATGACGAATCCAAGTGCACTTTTGATTTCCAAAGCAGTTGCATTTATTTTCACATCGTTGGAATCATGAAATTCAGTACTTCAAATTAGTCATTCGGAAGTAAATTAGTTTATTGGTCTGGTAATGCTTCGAATCTTCTAAATACAGTACAAAATTTGCATGCAGGCAATATAAATCTGAATATTACTAAGGTCAATTTATTTTGGTCAATAACGCACCTACCCCTAATTATCGCTAAGGTCAAAGTACCCCTAGAAGTTGTCCCCTTTATAATATGGTGTATTTATTTTCTTCAATTGGACCCATTTTACCTGTTGATTTGGAATATTTATGGAGAACTGGAATGTGTTATTTGACAGCTGAATAGATTACGTTCTCGTTTATAGTTGACAAATGCATTAATTCTCTTAATGGTGTAGTTGATATGAGAGGCTGAGAGTAGACATGACATTAGTACAACGTACTCTCTACCTCCAGTGGTTGGTGATGCTTGACAGTCAACACCTGCAACCACTTAGCTGCAAAACACTAATCTTTTTTGCATATAATATTCAATTCCACAATGAGCATACCTTTGCTGATCTTTGAATGGACGCACTATGATTGGCAAAACTAGAttaatctttttctttcctgCTAAATACAAGTATTCAAGTGTATCATTAGCTCAAAGATACTAATTATTAATATACATTCTCCAACATGAACCTATGGTGATTGCTGATTAACAGTTAGTAACCAAAAAGGATGGTATGTCAGTTTGGAAAATCGTCGCTAACTCATACATTTTCATGTGTTGTCTTTGTCCCTACTTAAAATCATTAAGGTTATCAAAACTTATTAAAAGTAATGTTAAACAACCCCAAATGCTTTTCTTCAAGCAAAAATCAATAAGAGGGCAACACATGTaaatgaatttgatttttaCAGATTGTCAGTGTATAAAAAATAACACTATACAATATTCAATCATGAACTAATACTCtgacaaaattattcaaaactAATCACAATGTAAATagaattataaaattgaatttgattctGTGATAAGTGATAACCCTTTTTGTGTTGTCACACCTATGCTCATTGTGGAGTCAATAATGGTTGGTCCAACAATGCAAATGACCAATAATTTGGAACACAAGTTGGAGGTTCCTTTCTTGCATAGCCAAGCTGTGAAGGGTATCAAAAACTGTGTTCTAAAAAAAATGCAGGCATATGGGCAATCAATGATTTGTCATAAAGGCAACCTCATTAGCTAGCAAGCTAGGTGCTGCCAATTCTCCTACTCTATCTTGTTTTCTAAGTCTCTACTCTTTCTGTCCACTCCTCAACCAAAACTTCTTCTCCAAGCACCTTTCTATCTTAAAGAAAACAAcaccttatatattataattacaaTATTCCTTTCGAAAACTTTCAAACAAATTCACCTATATTTATACTGTATTTCCAactaaacaaaaacaataagCAATTGCCATATTTATGTCAACCATAGGATCTGATTAGCTGGACTAAGGCATGGTGGCAGGTAATATAACTATACATATATGTCATGTACTCATGTGTCTTTGGCAAAAAGTTCTGGTCCATACATAAAAACTATAGATACCATTGT
The genomic region above belongs to Arachis duranensis cultivar V14167 chromosome 3, aradu.V14167.gnm2.J7QH, whole genome shotgun sequence and contains:
- the LOC107476521 gene encoding uncharacterized protein LOC107476521 isoform X1; translated protein: MMSEAPFRPREKLFEQQKYYQSVHKYTHLKGPYDKITSVAIPLFLAGTSIFMIGRGIYNMSHGIGKKA
- the LOC107476422 gene encoding uncharacterized protein LOC107476422; translation: MRTVYSKDGNLTNLRFCHCSQVRTLTPKSSFLVSLIQVPNFTLSITTKTFPFRSSSILCGINRRCVNNNCRRWVIRASMASSTSSPTQRERFSVLFVCLGNICRSPAAEGVFQDLVKKRGLDSKFNIDSCGTIDYHEGNEADPRMREASKKRGIQITSISRPIKPSDFVDFDLILAMDMQNREDILESFNSWRARYKLPDDAHKKVKLMCSYCKKHDESEVPDPYYGGPQGFEKVLDLLEDACGSLLENILAENEHVRQS
- the LOC107476521 gene encoding uncharacterized protein LOC107476521 isoform X2 encodes the protein MSEAPFRPREKLFEQQKYYQSVHKYTHLKGPYDKITSVAIPLFLAGTSIFMIGRGIYNMSHGIGKKA
- the LOC107476423 gene encoding histone deacetylase 9, giving the protein MRSKDRIAYFYDGDVGSVYFGPNHPMKPHRLCMTHHLVLSYELHKKMEIYRPHKAYPVELAQFHSADYVEFLHRITPDTQPLFSTELAKYNLGEDCPVFDNLFEFCQIYAGGTIDAARRLNNQLCDIAINWAGGLHHAKKCEASGFCYINDLVLGILELLKYHARVLYIDIDVHHGDGVEEAFYFTDRVMTVSFHKYGDMFFPGTGDAKEIGEKEGKYYAINVPFKDGIDDPSFTRLFKTIISKVVETYQPGAIVLQCGADSLAGDRLGCFNLSIDGHAECVRFVKRFNLPLLVTGGGGYTKENVARCWAVETGVLLDTELPNEIPDNDYIKYFAPDFSLKIPSGHIENLNSKSYLSTIKMQVLENLRCIQHAPSVQLQEVPPDFYIPDFDEDEQNPDERIDQHTQDKHIQRDDEYYEGDNDNDHMDIS